The following proteins come from a genomic window of Malus sylvestris chromosome 4, drMalSylv7.2, whole genome shotgun sequence:
- the LOC126618939 gene encoding uncharacterized protein LOC126618939 produces MGLEERVDINNKQGKVNQTSTICKHAFSDLKHITPLVFIYLLKECYFHGTFKATKKFRVLQEQVHLVLRNDPQPGPATFFIQCLYVLPIFDLYCEGFSHLIISALRRFLKLETCSGDAMEAKDLAAQLFLDIVGGSVNHDERIVEKILEVYDVQLANIDKVMCQNAKNNCRFDNAKEFVEQYIFGLIESQSYMAAVTLLEHFSICQTGQSFLHRMIESRQLKAADKWATFMGKPMLCILVQEYIGRNMLKNAYDIIQKNNLRHEFPDVYHKYKESTIKKLAEKGCWEVAEARTNSNRQLLEYLVYLAMEAGYSEKVDELCDRYSLEGFLNGKVPEASLLENRYLHLNELVVEGVVWVDEVDALRNATSHFEGCKVVGLDCEWKPNYVKGSKPSKVSIMQIASEKMVFILDLIKLFNDVPDVLDDCVTRILQSPRILKLGYNFQCDMKQLAHSYGELECFKHYEMLLDVQNVFKEARGGLSGLAKKILGVGLNKTRRNSNWEQRPLTPNQLEYAAIDAAVLVHIFRHVRNHSQTAEGEKPEWKSCIVSHMDNKKTKKGSRKESSEAEIKEEQQQLT; encoded by the exons ATGGGCTTGGAGGAAAGAGTTGACATAAATAACAAGCAAGGCAAAGTTAATCAGACATCAACTATTTGCAAGCATGCTTTTTCTGACCTGAAGCATATTACTCCGTTGGTATTCATATACCTCTTGAAAGAGTGCTATTTCCATG GCACATTTAAGGCAACTAAGAAGTTCCGAGTTCTTCAAGAACAGGTTCATCTAGTACTACGCAATGATCCCCAACCTGGACCAGCTACTTTTTTTATTCAGTGCCTCTATGTCTTGCCTATATTTGATTTATACTGTGAAGGGTTCAGTCATTTGATTATATCTGCTCTTCGCCGTTTCCTAAAATTGGAAACATGCTCGGGGGACGCTATGGAAGCAAAGGACCTCGCTGCCCAGTTGTTTCTCGATATTGTTGGGGGCTCTGTCAACCATGATGAGAGGATAGTTGAGAAGATACTTGAAGTTTATGATGTTCAGTTGGCAAACATTGATAAAGTAATGTGCCAAAATGCAAAGAATAATTGCAGATTTGACAATGCAAAAGAGTTTGTTGAGCAATATATATTTGGACTGATAGAGTCTCAATCATATATGGCTGCGGTTACTTTATTAGAGCACTTCTCTATCTGCCAGACTGGCCAATCGTTTCTCCATCGTATGATAGAAAGCAGACAGTTGAAAGCAGCAGATAAATGGGCAACATTCATGGGAAAGCCAATGTTATGTATTCTTGTCCAGGAGTACATTGgcaggaacatgctaaaaaatGCTTATGACATAATACAAAAAAACAATCTCCGACATGAATTTCCCGATGTTTACCACAAGTATAAAGAGAG CACTATAAAGAAACTAGCAGAAAAAGGTTGCTGGGAAGTTGCAGAAGCAAGGACAAACAGTAATAGACAGCTTCTTGAATATTTG GTTTACTTAGCAATGGAAGCTGGTTACTCAGAGAAGGTTGATGAGCTATGCGACCGATACTCGCTTGAAGGTTTCTTAAATGGAAAAG tACCTGAGGCAAGTCTTCTTGAAAATCGTTATTTGCATCTCAATGAGTTGGTAGTAGAAGGTGTTGTTTgggttgatgaagttgatgccTTGCGCAATGCAACCTCTCACTTTGAGGGATGCAAAGTTGTGGGTCTTGATTGCGAATGGAAACCGAACTATGTAAAAGGCAGCAAACCAAGCAAG GTTTCCATCATGCAAATCGCATCTGAAAAAATGGTTTTCATCTTAGACTTGATCAAGTTATTCAATGACGTTCCTGACGTCCTGGATGATTGCGTAACTCGCATTCTGCAATCTCCTAGGATTTTGAAACTCG GCTATAATTTTCAATGTGATATGAAGCAGTTGGCTCATTCGTATGGAGAGTTAGAGTGTTTCAAACACTATGAGATGTTACTGGACGTCCAGAATGTTTTCAAAGAAGCTCGCGGTGGTCTCTCTGGGCTTGCAAAG AAAATACTGGGAGTTGGTTTGAACAAGACAAGAAGGAATAGCAATTGGGAGCAACGACCTTTGACGCCCAATCAG CTGGAGTATGCAGCTATCGATGCAGCTGTTCTAGTTCACATATTCCGCCATGTTCGGAATCATTCCCAGACTGCCGAGGGGGAAAAACCCGAGTGGAAATCCTGCATC GTTTCCCACATGGATAATAAGAAGACCAAAAAGGGGAGTCGAAAGGAGTCATCAGAAGCTGAGATAAAGGAAGAGCAGCAGCAACTTACTTAG
- the LOC126618940 gene encoding uncharacterized protein LOC126618940 isoform X1 has product MASPTPYAPTLSTLLAAIDMGTNSFKLLIVRTYPDGKFFAVDQFKEPVVLGRDTTSSSNPTPFALSHHSHLLAFESLKKFQKILKSYKIGKTNVRCVATAAVREAVNKAEFLERVREEVGLEVDVLPGEEEARLVYLGMLQFLPIYEKSVLGVDIGGGSTEFVIGKEGNVVFGASLKLGHVNLTQKFGGSEGNAEIMRQHIRSVIQEYGLVEKIQSCGFDVVVGSSGTIKAVEKAVRFGYADMSNMLQVGNLVSFGDGKRDWKLSRGEVKGVVGSLCSGGEAERIRREKFFERRSEFMVAGAVLLEEIFEMIGIEEMEVSGYALAEGVIAESLAKGNEGYDLNANRKWSSIVRLAMRFNGKKRMQAAAQCAGIAKEIFEGLRKCDDLTNNQVAASLDDKDLEYLEAACLLHNIGISVGKKGYHKHSYSIIMNGDHLHGYSTEEVKLIALLAKHHRQKLPNVDHVSFKELPEEGKKKFKFLCAMIRTSVALQQHRRIDFQQLEFSHFHEGFRLTCSGVKDQNSPPDMVQSLAEDIGDELRQELAHFKMVFHEELFIIAPSSASG; this is encoded by the exons ATGGCGTCTCCTACGCCGTACGCACCAACCCTTTCGACCCTCTTGGCAGCCATTGACATGGGCACCAACTCCTTCAAGCTGCTCATAGTCCGAACATACCCAGACGGCAAATTCTTCGCCGTCGATCAATTCAAAGAGCCGGTGGTTCTCGGCCGCGACACCACATCATCATCAAACCCAACCCCTTTTGCCCTCTcccatcattcccacctccttGCTTTCGAATCCCTAAAAAAGTTTCAGAAAATCCTGAAATCCTACAAAATCGGAAAAACCAACGTCCGCTGCGTCGCCACCGCCGCCGTGCGCGAAGCCGTGAACAAAGCCGAGTTCTTGGAACGCGTGAGGGAGGAGGTGGGTTTGGAGGTTGATGTGCTGCCGGGTGAGGAGGAAGCTCGGCTGGTTTATCTGGGTATGCTGCAGTTTCTACCGATATATGAGAAATCGGTGCTGGGTGTGGATATCGGAGGTGGGTCTACTGAGTTCGTGATTGGGAAGGAAGGAAATGTCGTTTTTGGGGCTTCGTTGAAGCTGGGGCATGTgaatttgacccaaaagtttggGGGCAGTGAAGGGAATGCTGAAATTATGAGGCAGCACATCAGGTCGGTGATTCAGGAATATGGGCTGGTTGAAAAGATTCAATCTTGCGGCTTTGATGTGGTTGTGGGATCTTCCGGTACGATCAAGGCCGTTGAAAAGGCGGTCCGTTTCGGGTATGCCGATATGAGCAATATGCTGCAGGTGGGCAATTTGGTCTCTTTTGGGGATGGAAAGAGGGACTGGAAGTTGAGTAGAGGAGAGGTGAAGGGTGTTGTGGGGAGTTTGTGCAGCGGAGGAGAGGCGGAGAGGATTAGGAGGGAAAAGTTCTTTGAAAGGCGGTCGGAGTTTATGGTTGCTGGGGCAGTGCTTTTGGAGGAGATATTTGAGATGATTGGAATTGAGGAGATGGAGGTTTCTGGGTATGCATTAGCAGAAGGTGTTATTGCAGAGAGTTTGGCTAAGGGTAATGAGGGTTATGATTTGAATGCCAATCGAAAATGGTCTTCGATTGTGAGGCTTGCTATGAGGTTTAATGGCAAGAAGAGGATGCAAGCTGCTGCACAATGTGCTGGTATTGCTAAG GAAATTTTTGAAGGTTTGAGAAAATGTGACGACCTTACTAACAATCAAGTTGCTGCCTCCCTAGATGATAAGGATCTTGAATATCTTGAAGCGGCATGCTTGCTTCACAACATTGGGATTTCTGTCGGGAAAAAGGGTTACCATAAGCATTCTTATTCTATTATCATG AATGGCGATCATCTTCATGGTTATAGTACCGAAGAGGTCAAG CTGATAGCACTACTTGCAAAACACCACCGGCAGAAATTACCAAACGTTGATCATGTTTCCTTCAAGGAGTTGCCAGAGGAG ggaaaaaagaaattcaaatttCTGTGTGCAATGATCCGTACTTCTGTTGCACTACAACAACATCGACGCATAGATTTCCAACAACTGGAGTTTTCTCATTTTCACGAAGGTTTTAGACTG ACATGCAGTGGCGTAAAAGATCAAAATTCTCCACCTGACATGGTACAGAGTTTAGCTGAGGATATTGGAGATGAACTAAGGCAGGAGCTAGCACACTTTAAAATG GTTTTCCACGAAGAACTGTTCATTATCGCTCCTTCAAGTGCTTCAGGATGA
- the LOC126618940 gene encoding uncharacterized protein LOC126618940 isoform X2 codes for MASPTPYAPTLSTLLAAIDMGTNSFKLLIVRTYPDGKFFAVDQFKEPVVLGRDTTSSSNPTPFALSHHSHLLAFESLKKFQKILKSYKIGKTNVRCVATAAVREAVNKAEFLERVREEVGLEVDVLPGEEEARLVYLGMLQFLPIYEKSVLGVDIGGGSTEFVIGKEGNVVFGASLKLGHVNLTQKFGGSEGNAEIMRQHIRSVIQEYGLVEKIQSCGFDVVVGSSGTIKAVEKAVRFGYADMSNMLQVGNLVSFGDGKRDWKLSRGEVKGVVGSLCSGGEAERIRREKFFERRSEFMVAGAVLLEEIFEMIGIEEMEVSGYALAEGVIAESLAKGNEGYDLNANRKWSSIVRLAMRFNGKKRMQAAAQCAGIAKEIFEGLRKCDDLTNNQVAASLDDKDLEYLEAACLLHNIGISVGKKGYHKHSYSIIMNGDHLHGYSTEEVKLIALLAKHHRQKLPNVDHVSFKELPEEGKKKFKFLCAMIRTSVALQQHRRIDFQQLEFSHFHEGFRLSG; via the exons ATGGCGTCTCCTACGCCGTACGCACCAACCCTTTCGACCCTCTTGGCAGCCATTGACATGGGCACCAACTCCTTCAAGCTGCTCATAGTCCGAACATACCCAGACGGCAAATTCTTCGCCGTCGATCAATTCAAAGAGCCGGTGGTTCTCGGCCGCGACACCACATCATCATCAAACCCAACCCCTTTTGCCCTCTcccatcattcccacctccttGCTTTCGAATCCCTAAAAAAGTTTCAGAAAATCCTGAAATCCTACAAAATCGGAAAAACCAACGTCCGCTGCGTCGCCACCGCCGCCGTGCGCGAAGCCGTGAACAAAGCCGAGTTCTTGGAACGCGTGAGGGAGGAGGTGGGTTTGGAGGTTGATGTGCTGCCGGGTGAGGAGGAAGCTCGGCTGGTTTATCTGGGTATGCTGCAGTTTCTACCGATATATGAGAAATCGGTGCTGGGTGTGGATATCGGAGGTGGGTCTACTGAGTTCGTGATTGGGAAGGAAGGAAATGTCGTTTTTGGGGCTTCGTTGAAGCTGGGGCATGTgaatttgacccaaaagtttggGGGCAGTGAAGGGAATGCTGAAATTATGAGGCAGCACATCAGGTCGGTGATTCAGGAATATGGGCTGGTTGAAAAGATTCAATCTTGCGGCTTTGATGTGGTTGTGGGATCTTCCGGTACGATCAAGGCCGTTGAAAAGGCGGTCCGTTTCGGGTATGCCGATATGAGCAATATGCTGCAGGTGGGCAATTTGGTCTCTTTTGGGGATGGAAAGAGGGACTGGAAGTTGAGTAGAGGAGAGGTGAAGGGTGTTGTGGGGAGTTTGTGCAGCGGAGGAGAGGCGGAGAGGATTAGGAGGGAAAAGTTCTTTGAAAGGCGGTCGGAGTTTATGGTTGCTGGGGCAGTGCTTTTGGAGGAGATATTTGAGATGATTGGAATTGAGGAGATGGAGGTTTCTGGGTATGCATTAGCAGAAGGTGTTATTGCAGAGAGTTTGGCTAAGGGTAATGAGGGTTATGATTTGAATGCCAATCGAAAATGGTCTTCGATTGTGAGGCTTGCTATGAGGTTTAATGGCAAGAAGAGGATGCAAGCTGCTGCACAATGTGCTGGTATTGCTAAG GAAATTTTTGAAGGTTTGAGAAAATGTGACGACCTTACTAACAATCAAGTTGCTGCCTCCCTAGATGATAAGGATCTTGAATATCTTGAAGCGGCATGCTTGCTTCACAACATTGGGATTTCTGTCGGGAAAAAGGGTTACCATAAGCATTCTTATTCTATTATCATG AATGGCGATCATCTTCATGGTTATAGTACCGAAGAGGTCAAG CTGATAGCACTACTTGCAAAACACCACCGGCAGAAATTACCAAACGTTGATCATGTTTCCTTCAAGGAGTTGCCAGAGGAG ggaaaaaagaaattcaaatttCTGTGTGCAATGATCCGTACTTCTGTTGCACTACAACAACATCGACGCATAGATTTCCAACAACTGGAGTTTTCTCATTTTCACGAAGGTTTTAGACTG TCTGGCTAA
- the LOC126618291 gene encoding uncharacterized protein LOC126618291: MEEIRYRSYAVAGCRNNLEMVNVRRLSENRTMYMGRPHFHPSWDPNPSMKTGQCNDLQLRIGGMKARTKRVSSTKSKSMKLWWKDPEIKRRGRVARYKLYGAEGKVKRSLKKGYRWFKRKCLEIVRTI, from the coding sequence ATGGAGGAGATTCGATACCGTTCATACGCAGTTGCTGGCTGCCGGAACAACCTAGAGATGGTGAACGTGAGGAGATTAAGCGAAAACCGCACAATGTACATGGGGAGGCCACATTTTCATCCATCATGGGATCCGAATCCCTCCATGAAAACAGGACAATGCAACGATCTTCAACTCCGCATCGGGGGGATGAAGGCGAGGACAAAGAGAGTGTCGTCGACGAAGTCGAAGTCGATGAAATTGTGGTGGAAAGATCCGGAGATTAAGAGAAGAGGCCGAGTGGCTAGGTATAAGTTGTATGGTGCTGAGGGGAAGGTGAAGAGATCTTTGAAGAAAGGATACCGTTGGTTCAAGAGGAAATGTCTCGAGATTGTACGTACCATTTGA